One region of Sulfuriroseicoccus oceanibius genomic DNA includes:
- a CDS encoding GYF domain-containing protein, with protein sequence MSEWFYTSNGQSNGPVSFETLKNLAASGHFTNSENLVWTKGMDEWSRADQIPGLQPSSTPPPLPDGTGSTPSNPYAAPSTVGYYAPVGPAPDRADITPGSSPIEPTMALAAGWRALRNNAGPVTLFWIAFVAASMAINLICNSIFPPVYVDVSGFDLPSEFSQALATQPQAHPVTQVISFVANGILMLFFCRFMLNVVTRQDLSAGSILAEKSKAWKNIAGGILLYVILIASAVPGGALAFAGFTLAMQDSPLGVPLILAGSLLAVCLYMYFFARLLFYTYSIVDRNCGPVAALKDSWNITRNNFWRLALIGLIYFGLFCASGLTLFIGLIIVIPLMSLVAAVAYRWLRVGAHAATDVL encoded by the coding sequence ATGAGCGAATGGTTCTACACCAGCAACGGACAATCCAACGGACCCGTTTCTTTCGAAACCCTGAAAAACCTGGCGGCCAGCGGCCACTTCACCAATTCGGAAAACCTGGTCTGGACCAAGGGCATGGACGAGTGGTCCCGCGCCGACCAGATCCCGGGGCTGCAACCATCCAGCACGCCACCACCACTCCCTGATGGCACCGGCTCCACGCCGTCGAACCCATACGCCGCCCCATCCACCGTCGGCTACTATGCTCCAGTCGGCCCCGCTCCCGACCGCGCGGACATCACCCCGGGAAGCTCTCCCATCGAACCCACCATGGCTCTCGCTGCAGGCTGGCGCGCACTGCGTAACAACGCCGGACCCGTCACGTTGTTCTGGATCGCCTTCGTCGCGGCCTCCATGGCAATCAACCTGATCTGCAACAGCATCTTCCCGCCGGTGTACGTCGATGTCTCAGGCTTTGACCTACCCTCCGAATTCTCACAAGCTCTCGCAACACAGCCTCAGGCCCACCCGGTCACGCAGGTGATCTCTTTCGTGGCCAACGGCATCCTGATGCTCTTCTTCTGCCGCTTCATGCTCAACGTGGTAACGCGTCAGGATCTCAGCGCCGGAAGCATCCTCGCCGAGAAATCCAAGGCGTGGAAAAATATCGCAGGCGGTATCCTTCTCTACGTCATTCTCATCGCTAGCGCCGTACCAGGCGGAGCCTTGGCGTTCGCCGGATTCACACTCGCCATGCAGGATTCTCCATTAGGTGTGCCATTGATCTTGGCCGGATCTTTGCTAGCGGTCTGCCTCTACATGTACTTCTTCGCCCGTTTGCTGTTCTACACCTACAGCATTGTCGACCGCAATTGTGGCCCGGTGGCGGCCCTCAAAGACAGCTGGAACATCACCCGCAACAACTTCTGGCGCCTCGCTCTGATCGGCCTCATCTATTTCGGACTCTTCTGCGCAAGCGGCCTCACCCTCTTCATCGGCCTCATCATTGTCATTCCATTGATGAGCCTCGTTGCGGCGGTCGCCTACCGCTGGCTGCGCGTTGGCGCTCATGCGGCAACCGACGTCCTCTAG
- a CDS encoding sigma-54-dependent transcriptional regulator encodes MDVTVLVVDDEKNTRDGLRMSLEDSFDVYVAADIAGAMEVLKSEQVDIVLTDLRLAGESGMDLLGKVLALPEPPICIVMTAYGSVDLAVDAMRQGAYDFITKPLNIDELEMLLKRALRGRSLEKENRVLKAKQRQERSFKRLLGRSAPMAGVMERIEQVAPTRATVLVEGESGTGKELAAHALHELSGRKQDGLVIVHCAALSPQLLESELFGHEKGAFTGASTRRIGRIEQAQGGTLFLDEIGEIDESTQVKLLRVLGERTIERVGGNESIKVDVRVVAATNRDLQAMVEKGEFREDLYFRLNVVHLTMPPLRARREDILMMATTFLEEFSRENNREVRPLSDAARQCLLDYGWPGNVRELRTAMEHAVVLATGDQIEPRDLPDALTGGRSLRLQGARDATPQPPSRDVPDILDAGDSGDDMFNLEAMERRLISRALARCKDNRTEAAKLLGISRRTLQRKLKDL; translated from the coding sequence ATGGATGTGACCGTATTGGTAGTCGACGACGAAAAGAACACCCGCGATGGACTGCGGATGTCGCTTGAGGATAGCTTCGACGTCTATGTGGCGGCGGACATCGCGGGGGCGATGGAAGTGCTGAAGTCCGAGCAAGTGGATATCGTTCTGACCGACCTGCGGTTGGCGGGTGAGAGTGGGATGGATTTGTTGGGCAAGGTGTTGGCACTGCCCGAGCCTCCGATTTGCATTGTGATGACGGCCTATGGATCGGTGGATCTTGCGGTGGATGCGATGCGCCAGGGGGCGTATGACTTCATCACCAAGCCGCTCAATATTGACGAGCTTGAGATGTTGCTGAAGCGGGCGCTCCGTGGGCGATCGCTGGAGAAGGAGAACCGCGTGCTCAAGGCGAAGCAACGTCAGGAGCGCTCGTTCAAGCGTTTGCTTGGCCGGTCTGCGCCGATGGCAGGGGTGATGGAGCGGATCGAACAAGTGGCGCCGACGCGTGCCACGGTGTTGGTCGAGGGCGAGAGCGGCACGGGCAAGGAGCTGGCGGCGCACGCGCTGCATGAGCTCAGCGGGCGCAAGCAGGACGGTTTGGTGATCGTGCATTGCGCGGCATTGTCTCCGCAGTTGTTGGAGAGCGAGTTGTTTGGCCATGAGAAAGGCGCGTTCACCGGGGCATCGACACGGCGGATCGGGCGCATCGAGCAGGCCCAGGGCGGGACATTGTTCCTCGATGAGATCGGTGAGATCGATGAGTCCACCCAAGTGAAGTTGCTGCGGGTGCTCGGTGAGCGGACGATCGAGCGCGTGGGCGGCAATGAATCGATCAAGGTCGATGTGCGCGTGGTGGCTGCGACCAACCGCGACCTGCAGGCAATGGTGGAAAAGGGCGAGTTCCGCGAGGATCTGTATTTCCGACTCAATGTGGTGCATCTAACTATGCCACCGCTGCGCGCGAGGCGTGAGGACATCTTGATGATGGCGACAACGTTTCTTGAGGAGTTCTCGCGTGAGAACAATCGGGAAGTGCGGCCGCTGTCGGATGCGGCGCGTCAGTGTTTGTTGGACTACGGCTGGCCAGGCAACGTGCGTGAGTTACGCACGGCGATGGAGCATGCGGTGGTGTTGGCAACGGGGGATCAAATTGAACCTCGGGATTTGCCTGATGCGCTGACCGGTGGTCGTTCGTTGCGGTTGCAGGGGGCGCGGGATGCCACTCCTCAGCCGCCGAGCCGTGACGTGCCGGACATTCTCGACGCCGGGGACTCGGGCGATGACATGTTCAACCTGGAAGCGATGGAGCGTCGGTTGATCAGCCGTGCTTTGGCGCGTTGTAAAGACAACCGCACCGAAGCCGCCAAGTTGTTGGGGATTTCGCGCCGCACGTTGCAGCGCAAGTTGAAGGATCTGTGA
- a CDS encoding helix-turn-helix domain-containing protein — MIERKRVALLHKEWCETSSRFIEGVFSVAGIRQRCEFRDFPLTRGNSELFFPAQWRPDGILMAMDEGDPRADLILAMGIPTVKLHPEWHNDPFTTVSSDILSMGRLALRHFQHLSFQDIVLAVPQGAREGGRMVRLMKRLCASYGMKGFNAIELPANVHTDFEPGSVGYVKLEKQFRSLRRPFGLLTMRSDDAVFLCNFCKEIGLSIPGEAGILAPSDTIKTQFCDPPLSALVQDSKEIARHGMEMLEQMMEGDAPEKQVVRVPVSGLHARASTLGDDPIDRSIERIRQIIQERACEGITVEELLGRVDMSRPTLEKRYRELTGVSPAQDIRRIRAEKARELLTRTDLPVAKVARAVGFDDPRPFMVFFKREFKKTPGAYRTAHA; from the coding sequence ATGATCGAACGAAAGCGCGTCGCCCTCCTGCACAAAGAATGGTGTGAAACCTCCAGCCGTTTTATCGAGGGCGTTTTCTCAGTAGCTGGTATCCGCCAGCGTTGTGAGTTCCGGGATTTCCCGCTCACACGTGGCAATTCCGAGCTTTTCTTCCCGGCGCAATGGCGTCCGGACGGCATTTTGATGGCGATGGACGAGGGGGATCCACGAGCGGACCTGATCCTTGCGATGGGGATTCCTACGGTGAAATTGCACCCTGAGTGGCACAATGACCCGTTCACCACGGTGAGCTCGGACATTTTGTCGATGGGGCGTCTGGCATTGCGTCACTTCCAGCATCTTTCGTTCCAGGATATCGTGTTGGCGGTACCACAGGGAGCGCGTGAGGGCGGACGTATGGTGCGATTGATGAAGCGGTTGTGTGCCTCTTATGGGATGAAGGGATTCAACGCGATTGAATTGCCGGCCAATGTGCACACCGATTTCGAGCCAGGTTCTGTGGGCTATGTGAAGTTGGAGAAGCAGTTCCGTTCGTTGCGCCGTCCATTTGGCTTGCTGACGATGCGTTCCGATGACGCGGTGTTCCTGTGCAATTTCTGCAAAGAGATCGGGCTGTCGATTCCTGGCGAAGCTGGGATTCTGGCACCGAGCGACACGATCAAGACTCAGTTTTGTGATCCTCCGTTGTCTGCATTGGTGCAGGACAGCAAAGAGATCGCGCGGCATGGCATGGAAATGCTTGAGCAGATGATGGAAGGCGACGCCCCTGAGAAGCAGGTGGTGCGCGTTCCGGTTTCCGGTCTGCATGCGCGGGCATCGACGCTCGGTGACGATCCAATCGACCGCAGCATTGAGCGCATCCGTCAGATCATCCAAGAGCGCGCGTGCGAAGGCATCACCGTGGAAGAACTTCTGGGCCGCGTGGATATGTCGCGTCCGACGCTTGAGAAGCGTTACCGCGAACTGACCGGAGTTTCGCCGGCGCAGGACATTCGCCGCATCCGCGCAGAGAAGGCGCGTGAGTTGCTGACCCGCACTGATCTTCCGGTGGCGAAAGTGGCGCGTGCGGTTGGCTTTGATGATCCGCGGCCGTTCATGGTGTTCTTCAAGCGTGAGTTCAAGAAGACGCCGGGCGCATACCGCACGGCTCACGCCTGA
- a CDS encoding two-component system sensor histidine kinase NtrB: protein MKTGFFDKLIERVDRLDPAQVQDTLLRLLRERGFMESVFQAMQEGVLVLDLEGTITYLNDSACTLFGMLEDQALGQSVAGRIHGLDWATLVDERRVVSRDLEVTYPDHRFLNFYLAPIGGGEDESELVGYVMLVRDVTRDRQVEERKLESDRESMMTLLAAGVAHELGNPLNSLTIHLQLLERKMRKLPAELREELGGLVKTAQDEIKRLDFIIDQFLHAVRPTSPQREWCDINRLVEDAVHFLRPEFDANDCEISCDLEAGLPGLEVDPNQITQALYNVLRNAMQATSQTVAPVRKVRVATSTDDVAVSIAIRDNGPGIPSENMGKIFQPYFTTKAGGTGLGLMIVRRIVRDHGGDITLDSQRDRGMNVVLNLPLAQPRMRYLESSEGTAAEEPMQHESRRRAIDVDVSIEHD, encoded by the coding sequence ATGAAGACGGGATTCTTTGATAAATTGATCGAGCGGGTGGACCGTTTGGATCCGGCCCAGGTGCAGGACACGTTGCTTCGTTTGCTGCGTGAGCGTGGGTTTATGGAGAGTGTGTTCCAGGCGATGCAGGAGGGGGTGTTGGTATTGGATTTGGAGGGAACGATCACGTATTTGAATGACTCGGCGTGCACATTGTTTGGGATGCTCGAGGATCAGGCGTTGGGGCAGTCTGTGGCTGGGAGGATCCACGGGTTGGATTGGGCGACCTTGGTAGATGAGCGGCGGGTGGTGAGCCGTGATTTGGAAGTAACGTATCCGGATCATCGGTTTCTGAACTTCTATCTGGCTCCGATCGGGGGCGGTGAGGATGAGTCGGAGTTGGTTGGTTATGTGATGTTGGTGCGGGATGTGACGCGCGATCGCCAGGTGGAAGAGCGCAAGCTGGAGAGCGACCGTGAGTCGATGATGACCTTGTTGGCAGCGGGGGTGGCGCATGAGTTGGGTAACCCATTGAATTCGTTGACGATCCACTTGCAGTTGCTCGAGAGGAAGATGCGCAAATTGCCAGCCGAGCTGCGCGAGGAGTTGGGTGGGTTGGTAAAGACGGCACAGGATGAGATCAAGCGGCTCGACTTCATCATTGATCAGTTTTTACACGCAGTGCGGCCGACGAGTCCGCAGCGGGAGTGGTGTGACATCAACCGGTTGGTAGAGGACGCAGTGCACTTCCTGCGACCTGAGTTTGACGCGAATGATTGTGAGATCAGTTGTGATTTGGAAGCCGGGCTGCCGGGATTGGAAGTGGATCCCAACCAGATCACGCAGGCATTGTACAATGTGTTGCGAAATGCGATGCAGGCGACTTCTCAGACAGTGGCACCGGTGCGCAAAGTGCGGGTGGCGACTTCGACCGATGATGTCGCGGTGTCGATTGCCATTCGTGACAATGGGCCAGGGATTCCTAGCGAGAACATGGGCAAGATTTTCCAGCCGTACTTTACAACCAAGGCCGGGGGGACTGGACTTGGGTTGATGATCGTCCGCAGGATCGTGCGCGACCATGGCGGGGACATCACATTGGATAGCCAGCGGGATCGTGGCATGAACGTGGTGCTGAACTTACCTCTGGCACAGCCGCGGATGCGCTATCTTGAGAGCTCGGAGGGGACTGCTGCCGAAGAACCGATGCAGCATGAGTCTCGCCGCCGCGCGATTGATGTTGATGTCTCGATCGAACATGATTGA
- the rfbD gene encoding dTDP-4-dehydrorhamnose reductase, with the protein MAETKHIIVVGAHGRIGSALVRRYSANPDYQVTGIGRDSLDLSNPASIDHALAGLDFDLLINAAALTNVDYCEQHPGEAQSANCSGPKQLAEICAERGARMIHISTDYVFGGDTPGMRSEDDATAPTGVYGQSKLDGEHAVLEVLGTAGLVVRTSWVFGPDRPSFPDMILQRAQENDVLEAIGDKWSCPCYSEDFAEYLELLFQQKDAHGVFHLCNSGACSWSEYAQQVVDIATDLGIALRCHSVTPTKLADMDRFVAPRPVHTAMATVKFHAATGCAPRDWQSALRDYLTAKVSD; encoded by the coding sequence ATGGCGGAAACAAAACACATCATCGTGGTAGGAGCCCACGGCCGGATTGGATCGGCCTTGGTTCGCCGCTATTCCGCCAACCCTGATTACCAGGTCACCGGCATCGGTCGCGATTCCCTCGACCTGAGCAACCCTGCGTCGATCGACCACGCCCTCGCTGGTCTCGACTTCGATTTGCTCATCAACGCCGCGGCTCTGACCAACGTCGACTATTGCGAACAACATCCCGGGGAAGCTCAAAGCGCCAACTGCAGCGGCCCCAAGCAGCTCGCTGAAATCTGCGCCGAGCGCGGTGCGCGCATGATCCACATCTCGACCGATTACGTCTTCGGCGGCGACACCCCGGGCATGCGCTCGGAAGACGATGCCACCGCTCCCACCGGCGTCTACGGCCAAAGCAAACTCGATGGCGAACACGCCGTGCTCGAGGTGCTCGGCACCGCTGGCCTCGTCGTTCGCACGTCCTGGGTCTTCGGCCCGGACCGCCCTAGTTTCCCAGACATGATCCTCCAGCGTGCGCAGGAAAACGACGTGCTGGAAGCCATCGGCGACAAATGGTCGTGCCCATGTTATAGCGAAGACTTCGCCGAATATCTGGAGCTGCTGTTCCAACAGAAAGACGCCCACGGTGTGTTCCACCTGTGCAACTCGGGCGCCTGCAGCTGGAGCGAGTACGCCCAACAAGTCGTCGACATCGCAACCGACCTCGGCATCGCATTGCGCTGCCACTCGGTCACCCCGACCAAACTTGCGGATATGGACCGCTTTGTCGCACCTCGCCCAGTCCATACCGCAATGGCGACCGTAAAGTTTCATGCCGCCACCGGATGTGCCCCCCGCGATTGGCAATCCGCACTACGCGATTACCTCACGGCCAAAGTCTCTGACTAA
- the cutA gene encoding divalent-cation tolerance protein CutA yields MSASDFPPPLLAVTTFPSDHIAREIASVLIDQKLAACVNLLPGATSIYRWQDQVHADDEIVALIKTTSAVFSELKLLLNDLHPYDSPELIAINIEDGLPDYLGWIVDETSADRKPADA; encoded by the coding sequence ATGAGCGCGTCAGACTTCCCACCGCCACTCCTCGCTGTGACCACATTCCCCAGCGATCATATCGCAAGGGAAATCGCCAGTGTACTCATCGATCAAAAACTAGCCGCCTGCGTCAACCTCCTACCAGGCGCAACCTCCATCTACCGCTGGCAGGACCAGGTACACGCCGATGACGAAATCGTCGCGCTGATAAAAACCACCAGCGCCGTGTTCTCAGAGCTCAAGCTCCTACTCAACGACCTCCACCCCTACGACTCACCCGAACTCATCGCCATCAATATCGAAGATGGCCTCCCTGATTACCTCGGCTGGATCGTAGACGAAACAAGCGCCGACAGGAAACCCGCCGACGCTTGA
- a CDS encoding S8 family serine peptidase, with protein MGAACLVSVLAVLWLRQRPVADSAQAEPAPREMNEVNVSPRPLVWSGRVRAASGRVLVGSEVPSDESRRVIADELVVILPDGVSGAQIAAHYGADVVGEMPAVGAYRLRFGSADLAREARQAMAGDRGVTRIESNYVVTPPPAIALTGTEAGGVFSDKQLKPIDSDSPLVIGLVDTSVSAPLRGAEGFVLGVDGVAAVAGQPTHGDAVAASMMVGLSSVLGESAESSVKILPVDIYGGAATTSSYQVAQGVADAIEQGAAVVNLSLGSDAQSGLLQDVVAVGDELGVIFVGAAGNEPVTAEVYPAAYPEVLAVTSVEPDGRYADYANRGEFVDVGAPGLVRFDYESSTYLSAGTSMAAGVVSGMIAAVAEKEGLTLKEARERVESQLAVEAGDAQ; from the coding sequence TTGGGAGCTGCTTGCCTGGTTTCGGTGTTGGCGGTCTTGTGGCTGCGGCAGCGGCCAGTGGCGGACAGTGCGCAAGCCGAGCCGGCGCCACGCGAGATGAATGAAGTGAACGTAAGCCCGAGACCATTGGTTTGGTCCGGGCGCGTGCGCGCTGCGAGCGGTAGGGTGCTGGTGGGGAGTGAGGTTCCGTCAGACGAGAGCCGTCGGGTTATTGCGGACGAGCTTGTGGTGATCTTGCCTGACGGGGTGAGTGGCGCGCAGATTGCGGCTCATTATGGGGCGGACGTGGTTGGGGAAATGCCTGCGGTCGGGGCGTATCGGTTGCGTTTTGGTTCGGCAGATCTTGCCCGTGAGGCCCGGCAAGCGATGGCCGGGGACCGCGGGGTGACGCGGATTGAATCGAACTACGTTGTTACTCCGCCGCCGGCGATTGCACTGACTGGAACGGAAGCGGGTGGGGTGTTCTCCGACAAGCAGCTGAAGCCTATTGATAGTGATTCGCCACTGGTGATTGGTTTGGTGGACACGTCGGTCTCAGCTCCGCTGCGTGGTGCGGAGGGATTTGTGCTTGGTGTTGATGGTGTGGCGGCTGTGGCCGGTCAACCGACTCATGGGGATGCGGTTGCGGCGTCGATGATGGTCGGGCTTTCTTCGGTGTTGGGTGAGTCCGCCGAATCCTCGGTGAAGATTTTGCCGGTGGATATTTATGGTGGCGCTGCGACTACCAGTAGTTATCAGGTGGCGCAGGGAGTGGCGGACGCCATCGAACAAGGAGCCGCCGTGGTTAACCTGAGCCTCGGTTCGGACGCTCAGAGTGGGTTGTTACAAGATGTGGTAGCCGTCGGAGATGAACTCGGAGTGATCTTCGTTGGCGCGGCAGGCAACGAGCCTGTAACTGCCGAGGTTTATCCTGCCGCTTACCCGGAAGTGCTTGCGGTGACGTCGGTGGAGCCGGACGGGCGCTACGCCGATTATGCGAACCGCGGCGAGTTCGTGGATGTCGGAGCGCCGGGGCTGGTGCGCTTCGATTACGAGAGTTCCACTTACCTTTCCGCGGGGACCTCAATGGCCGCTGGAGTAGTGAGTGGCATGATCGCAGCGGTTGCGGAAAAAGAGGGGCTCACATTGAAAGAAGCCCGGGAACGGGTGGAGTCGCAGCTTGCCGTGGAAGCCGGCGATGCTCAGTGA
- a CDS encoding FKBP-type peptidyl-prolyl cis-trans isomerase: MIETPTDVGGVPSDADVTASGLASKVLTPGTGSEHPKATDTVTVHYSGWTTDGRLFDSSVERGQTISFPLSGVIGGWTEGLQLMTVGEKRRFWIPAKLAYGENPPPGYPAGMLVFDVELFGIN; the protein is encoded by the coding sequence ATGATTGAAACTCCAACAGACGTCGGCGGCGTGCCAAGTGATGCGGATGTGACCGCATCCGGACTGGCCTCGAAAGTGCTTACTCCAGGGACTGGAAGCGAGCACCCAAAAGCAACGGACACCGTGACTGTCCACTATTCGGGATGGACGACAGACGGTCGGCTTTTCGACAGCTCGGTTGAGCGTGGCCAGACGATCAGCTTCCCATTGAGCGGAGTGATCGGTGGGTGGACCGAGGGCTTGCAGTTGATGACCGTGGGGGAGAAGCGTCGCTTCTGGATCCCTGCCAAGCTGGCATACGGCGAGAACCCGCCTCCGGGTTATCCTGCGGGTATGCTGGTGTTTGATGTCGAGTTGTTCGGCATCAACTAA